In Drosophila bipectinata strain 14024-0381.07 chromosome 2R, DbipHiC1v2, whole genome shotgun sequence, one genomic interval encodes:
- the Pcf11 gene encoding pre-mRNA cleavage complex 2 protein Pcf11 isoform X5, translated as MEQLFQSYRDDERRIGEEYLSSLQDLNCNSKPLINMLTMLADENINYAHVIVKVVEYYISQVAPEFKLPILYLIDSIVKNVKSSYVQLFGQCIVKIFLHAFESVQHSQSQVLEKVRERMYALRQTWNEVFPPSKMYALDVQVKRMDGNWPITAKQPTTGKIHVNPAIHVNPDFLKTGMVPVMPVNSTLPSDMEEILQAKTRELLELKKRKLELELEQTKKHLEEQERQLNQATDAMSAVPTAMPAPNSSGAVRPTIIDPSMMGAIRQPRPPAPAGNAAAMPVGQSQFAIKPKVNPVNPALLNSVRQRDPRLARQMQSQAPPPTSTRSDPRLEGKSNSASSQKSSRSRSKSPVRNSSSRSGKSSSSHHSSSSSRKRSESKSSTASSSSSGSEVRPKGGSGTGSSQSPGKRSSKQSSKEHGERYARNGSPTGSSKRKSSSPSSSPSKPKRSSSSKSSSSRGKSSSVRSRSRSPVFMDLGLHSKSPERKAAAPTSFPQTVSLPSSSATAAKAPNDLEKPAPTNASLVRPSSSSLLASSVASQGNVSEALQQSISKLLKVQGVTGVGEKRPADPLHPEVDLEEKPPQQKRSKSAKLDALFGSEDVDLRREMPVGKPSPSGVIVVEDDSMDNCDHITKAGLPSKQPTLQEIRAKLAKSARLENKTSKSDKGRDQAVIQRHKQLAELRTNEDSQEAHVEKVRTILSQAHEMLENHSMNQEQYKDLVQKVVAINENSKVKDPRRRDDDPDLERNAARDAVLRKRIPKLKGNENHSSGSPRSDGSPRYDDPPANAAEKTLNKRDKSKRENKRRKPSKWGEQVDPAAAQRAAWQLANANNNNNNNNKRAGFRGMPWQQPPALVMPQSAVPPPPQPPSMMGLPPVPPVTMAKAINSLDNPMADVVRSITIDGGSKEIRFYNQVAIIFMDGDEPHEIGFQHGQRVILIDNNEPLPLCFNDDYKPFQLDGQLHRIRFGFPSRELYIDDHWYEIYFGGPPVSVPIGNKIHVLKAEGPPPNVDIGRVRRDLVVGKINMIVDAHTIVPLFLDARQQTFQLGAEQHSLQFVDSFHYALLDGQLQKIEYGGLPKGMKLNGGRSCFIRFGTLPKGVVAGKTHVADMVYIKTEAPAEPPQPPPLIVKQAPPVEQPAVVPSAAPPVSLPAAAAALGSLNINELFQKLVSSGIIGGTAPVAAATATPASSAPKEANLPPVSSEDAGPTATPVPTPAAPPSEPIKRINLHKPETIKTRQSAVIATLYLGMQCSSCGVRFPPEQTIKYSQHLDWHFRQNRRERDSTRKATSRKWYYDLNDWRQYEEIEDVEEREKNFLEAQGQPGGPDAIDELSQQRSLDSPMPTCAAGADDVDRSCDMCHEKFEQFYNEELEEWHLRSAIRVEDKIYHPLCYEDYKASLNPPAVEKINGDVNMNNSDDNAMDTLIKVEEIDDDDDEPAKPSQTMFDDDDDDVIVLPNEEPSVTEIVDDDDDEYIPGNVTRAEMGNESQDKTESTSAGKETEKQPDDSEKHSQSESDVANESDVEIQEPNIPFTDLDTYVEKEIDDETRAAMLNVKIKEEPKDDYEDDEDDGFEDVGTVVPLLPLPEDEISIHSSETQTQTIASSASPTTIERPASVLSLSLPANEADDLEPAETGGSVAEPELNGEQAQETTHNLSAAGPALPLASIVNKIKINITKNTSSNSNNSASNATAMPSSSSATTDSQVSAISVIGGAGAASGVSGSGEATQQVNAIQTISTIPVLCGGNTFVPKIATSTPSSVISSISVIGSSYGSGSSSNNGSNSRSSSSVPSTVAGTIPAEAEKSAATPPPAAVEPDPEPVVELKPALRNVTLKRTKKVQNGIETSGLCSIM; from the exons ATGGAGCAACTGTTTCAGAGCTACCGTGATGATGAGCGCCGCATCGGCGAGGAGTACCTGTCCAGCCTGCAGGACctcaactgcaacagcaagcCGCTCATCAATATGCTCACAATGCTCGCCGATGAGAACATCAACTATGCCCATGTCATAGTGAAAGTGGTGGAATATTATATCAGCCAG GTGGCGCCCGAATTTAAATTGCCCATACTATATTTAATTGATTCGATAGTAAAGAATGTGAAAAGCAGCTACGTCCAGTTATTTGGGCAATGCATAGTCAAAATATTCCTGCACGCCTTTGAGTCG GTGCAACACTCTCAGTCCCAGGTTCTCGAAAAGGTGCGCGAAAGAATGTATGCCCTGCGCCAGACCTGGAACGAGGTCTTTCCTCCATCTAAAATGTACGCCCTGGACGTTCAGGTGAAGCGTATGGATGGTAACTGGCCCATTACCGCCAAGCAGCCAACCACCGGCAAGATCCACGTCAATCCGGCGATTCATGTAAATCCAGACTTTCTTAAAACG ggaatggTTCCTGTAATGCCTGTTAACTCTACACTGCCCAGCGACATGGAGGAAATTCTCCAGGCCAAGACTAGGGAGCTGCTTGAGCTCAAGAAGCGCAAACTCGAGCTCGAACTGGAGCAAACTAAGAAGCATTTGGAGGAGCAGGAGCGACAGCTCAACCAGGCCACGGACGCTATGTCTGCGGTGCCTACGGCTATGCCAGCTCCAAACTCTTCAGGTGCCGTGCGGCCAACCATAATAGACCCATCCATGATGGGGGCGATACGTCAGCCACGACCCCCAGCACCAGCCGGTAATGCTGCGGCCATGCCAGTGGGCCAATCG CAGTTTGCAATCAAGCCGAAGGTTAATCCTGTCAATCCGGCGTTACTGAACTCTGTGCGGCAGCGCGATCCCCGTCTTGCCCGGCAGATGCAATCACAAGCACCGCCACCGACTTCGACTCGAAGTGATCCTCGCCTCGAGGGCAAGTCGAACTCGGCCAGCTCGCAAAAATCTAGTCGATCGCGCAGCAAATCGCCTGTGCGTAACAGCAGCAGTCGCTCAGGAAAGAGCAGCAGCTCGCACCACAGCAGCTCCTCCAGCCGCAAGCGCAGCGAGTCGAAGAGCTCCACGGCCTCCTCGTCATCGTCAGGATCTGAAGTACGACCCAAGGGCGGCAGTGGGACCGGCAGCTCTCAGTCTCCGGGTAAACGGTCTAGCAAGCAGTCGTCCAAGGAGCACGGGGAGCGTTACGCTCGCAACGGTTCACCAACGGGATCATCGAAGAGAAAGAGCTCCTCGCCAAGCAGCTCGCCATCGAAGCCCAAACGCAGCTCGTCAAGCAAATCCTCTTCCTCAAGAGGGAAGTCATCGTCGGTTCGATCACGCAGTCGTTCTCCGGTATTCATGGACCTGGGTTTGCACAGCAAGTCCCCAGAGAGAAAGGCGGCAGCACCTACATCTTTTCCTCAAACGGTCAGCTTACCGTCATCATCAGCAACAGCTGCTAAAGCTCCAAATGATTTAGAGAAAC CAGCTCCAACCAACGCAAGTCTAGTCAGACCATCATCGTCCAGCCTCTTGGCCTCATCAGTTGCCTCGCAGGGTAATGTATCTGAGGCTCTGCAGCAGTCGATCTCCAAGCTACTGAAGGTCCAGGGCGTTACTGGGGTCGGTGAAAAGCGgccggccgatcctttgcATCCGGAAGTTGATCTTGAGGAGAAACCCCCGCAACAGAAACGCAGCAAGTCAGCCAAACTGGACGC TCTATTTGGAAGCGAGGATGTGGATTTGCGTCGCGAGATGCCTGTAGGAAAGCCAAGTCCCTCAGGAGTTATCGTGGTGGAGGACGACTCCATGGATAACTGCGAT CACATAACCAAAGCCGGTCTGCCTTCAAAGCAGCCAACCCTTCAGGAAATTCGCGCCAAGTTGGCCAAATCAGCTCGTCTTGAAAACAAGACAAGCAAGTCCG ACAAGGGTAGAGATCAAGCCGTTATCCAGCGCCACAAGCAGCTGGCCGAGCTAAGGACCAACGAAGACTCCCAGGAGGCACACGTCGAGAAGGTGCGCACGATTCTCAGTCAAGCGCATGAGATGCTCGAAAACCACAGTATGAATCAGGAGCAGTACAAGGATCTTGTGCAAAAGGTGGTGGCTATCAATGAGAATAGCAAGGTGAAGGACCCCCGCCGGCGCGATGATGATCCGGATCTGGAGCGAAATGCGGCCAGAGACGCAGTGCTGCGCAAACGAATTCCTAAACTGAAGGGCAACGAGAATCACTCCTCAGGATCGCCCCGCAGCGATGGCTCGCCCAGATACGATGATCCGCCAGCCAACGCTGCTGAGAAAACTTTGAACAAGCGAGACAAGTCGAAGAGGGAGAACAAGCGCCGAAAGCCCAGCAAATGGGGTGAGCAGGTGGATCCAGCTGCGGCCCAAAGAGCTGCCTGGCAGCTGGCCAAtgccaacaacaataacaacaacaacaataagcGCGCTGGATTCAGAGGCATGCCATGGCAACAGCCGCCGGCACTCGTGATGCCGCAGTCAGCAGTGCCACCGCCTCCACAGCCGCCTTCGATGATGGGTCTGCCGCCTGTCCCTCCAGTTACAATGGCTAAGGCCATCAATTCACTGGACAATCCAATGGCGGATGTAGTTCGCAGCATTACCATTGACGGCGGTTCCAAGGAGATTCGCTTCTACAACCAAGTGGCCATCATCTTCATGGACGGCGATGAGCCGCATGAAATTGGCTTTCAGCATGGCCAGCGTGTGATCCTCATCGACAACAATGAACCACTGCCCCTTTGTTTTAACGACGACTATAAGCCGTTCCAGCTTGACGGGCAGTTGCATCGCATCCGCTTCGGTTTTCCCTCACGGGAACTGTACATCGACGATCATTGGTATGAGATCTACTTTGGAGGACCCCCAGTCTCAGTGCCTATTGGGAATAAGATTCATGTACTAAAGGCGGAGGGTCCTCCCCCAAATGTGGACATTGGTCGTGTGCGTCGAGATCTGGTCGTTGGAAAGATCAACATGATAGTGGATGCCCATACAATTGTGCCTCTCTTCTTGGACGCCAGGCAACAGACTTTCCAACTAGGAGCCGAGCAGCACTCGCTTCAGTTTGTAGACAGCTTCCATTACGCGCTTTTGGATGGTCAGCTGCAGAAAATCGAGTACGGTGGCCTTCCAAAGGGAATGAAGTTGAACGGTGGTCGCAGCTGCTTCATAAGATTCGGCACTCTGCCCAAAGGTGTTGTGGCTGGCAAAACACACGTGGCGGATATGGTTTACATTAAGACCGAAGCTCCTGCCGAGCCACCCCAACCTCCGCCGCTGATTGTTAAGCAAGCTCCGCCTGTGGAGCAGCCCGCAGTGGTGCCTTCTGCAGCTCCGCCAGTCTCCCTgccagcggcagcagcagccttGGGCAGTCTTAACATCAATGAGCTGTTCCAGAAGCTCGTTTCCTCGGGAATAATTGGTGGAACTGCACCTGTTGCAGCTGCAACAGCCACCCCGGCTTCATCAGCCCCGAAGGAAGCTAATCTTCCTCCAGTGTCTTCAGAAGATGCAGGTCCGACGGCTACGCCAGTTCCTACGCCAGCTGCTCCGCCCTCGGAACCCATTAAACGCATTAACCTCCACAAGCCCGAGACTATTAAGACTCGTCAGTCTGCGGTGATCGCTACTCTTTATCTTGGCATGCAATGCAGTAGCTGTGGAGTGCGGTTTCCGCCTGAACAGACGATTAAATACAGCCAACATCTGGATTGGCACTTCCGGCAGAACCGCAGGGAACGTGACTCTACCCGAAAAGCCACCTCGAGGAAGTGGTACTACGATCTCAACGATTGGAGGCAGTACGAGGAAATTGAGGATGTCGAGGAGCGTGAGAAGAACTTCCTGGAGGCGCAAGGTCAACCCGGGGGACCAGATGCGATTGATGAACTCTCCCAGCAGCGATCGCTGGACTCGCCGATGCCAACGTGTGCCGCCGGAGCTGACGATGTGGACCGCAGTTGCGACATGTGCCACGAGAAGTTCGAGCAGTTCTACAACGAAGAGCTGGAGGAGTGGCATCTCCGCAGCGCCATCCGGGTAGAGGATAAGATCTATCACCCACTGTGTTATGAAGACTACAAGGCCTCTTTGAATCCTCCGGCTGTGGAAAAAATAAACGGAGATGTTAACATGAACAACAGTGACGACAATGCCATGGATACGCTTATCAAGGTGGAAGAAatcgatgacgatgatgatg AGCCTGCCAAACCATCCCAAACCATgtttgatgatgatgatgatgatgtcaTTGTTCTGCCAAACGAAGAACCCAGCGTTACCGAAATCgtcgacgatgatgatgacgagTACATCCCCGGCAACGTGACAAGAGCGGAAATGGGAAATGAGTCCCAGGACAAGACCGAGTCCACTTCGGCGGGCAAAGAAACGGAGAAGCAGCCAGACGACTCTGAAAAGCACTCACAGAGTGAGTCCGATGTAGCCAACGAGTCAGATGTAGAGATCCAGGAGCCAAACATTCCCTTCACCGATTTGGACACGTACGTGGAGAAGGAGATCGACGACGAGACCAGGGCGGCGATGCTCAACGTAAAGATTAAGGAGGAGCCCAAGGACGATTACGAGGATGACGAGGACGACGGTTTTGAGGATGTCGGCACTGTGGTTCCACTTTTGCCTCTTCCCGAGGACGAGATCTCCATACACAGCAGCG AAACACAAACGCAGACCATCGCCTCGTCGGCCTCGCCGACCACCATTGAGAGACCGGCATCTGTGCTATCCCTGTCATTACCCGCCAACGAAGCGGACGACCTGGAGCCGGCAGAGACGGGTGGCTCTGTCGCTGAGCCAGAACTGAACGGAGAGCAGGCGCAGGAGACTACCCACAACCTGAGCGCAGCGGGTCCGGCGTTACCTTTGGCTAGCatagttaataaaataaagataaatatCACTAAGAATACAAgtagtaatagtaataatagTGCCTCCAACGCCACCGCCATGCCATCTTCATCGTCGGCGACGACGGACTCGCAAGTATCAGCCATCAGTGTCATcggaggagctggagctgcaTCAGGTGTATCCGGATCCGGAGAAGCCACGCAGCAGGTGAACGCCATTCAAACGATTTCCACCATTCCAGTGCTGTGCGGCGGAAATACGTTCGTGCCGAAGATTGCTACCAGCACTCCTTCCAGCGTCATAAGCTCGATCTCTGTGATTGGAAGTAGTTacggcagtggcagcagcagtaACAACGGAAGCAACAGTCGGTCAAGCAGTTCCGTGCCTTCAACGGTTGCCGGGACAATTCCTGCGGAAGCGGAGAAGTCGGCGGCCACACCTCCACCGGCTGCCGTGGAGCCAGATCCCGAGCCGGTGGTAGAACTGAAACCGGCGCTTCGGAACGTGACCCTCAAGCGTACGAAAAAGGTTCAGAACGGCATTGAGACCTCCGGCCTGTGTTCGATTATGTAA
- the Pcf11 gene encoding pre-mRNA cleavage complex 2 protein Pcf11 isoform X4, producing MEQLFQSYRDDERRIGEEYLSSLQDLNCNSKPLINMLTMLADENINYAHVIVKVVEYYISQVAPEFKLPILYLIDSIVKNVKSSYVQLFGQCIVKIFLHAFESVQHSQSQVLEKVRERMYALRQTWNEVFPPSKMYALDVQVKRMDGNWPITAKQPTTGKIHVNPAIHVNPDFLKTGMVPVMPVNSTLPSDMEEILQAKTRELLELKKRKLELELEQTKKHLEEQERQLNQATDAMSAVPTAMPAPNSSGAVRPTIIDPSMMGAIRQPRPPAPAGNAAAMPVGQSQFAIKPKVNPVNPALLNSVRQRDPRLARQMQSQAPPPTSTRSDPRLEGKSNSASSQKSSRSRSKSPVRNSSSRSGKSSSSHHSSSSSRKRSESKSSTASSSSSGSEVRPKGGSGTGSSQSPGKRSSKQSSKEHGERYARNGSPTGSSKRKSSSPSSSPSKPKRSSSSKSSSSRGKSSSVRSRSRSPVFMDLGLHSKSPERKAAAPTSFPQTVSLPSSSATAAKAPNDLEKPSLLNVASAAAPTNASLVRPSSSSLLASSVASQGNVSEALQQSISKLLKVQGVTGVGEKRPADPLHPEVDLEEKPPQQKRSKSAKLDALFGSEDVDLRREMPVGKPSPSGVIVVEDDSMDNCDHITKAGLPSKQPTLQEIRAKLAKSARLENKTSKSDKGRDQAVIQRHKQLAELRTNEDSQEAHVEKVRTILSQAHEMLENHSMNQEQYKDLVQKVVAINENSKVKDPRRRDDDPDLERNAARDAVLRKRIPKLKGNENHSSGSPRSDGSPRYDDPPANAAEKTLNKRDKSKRENKRRKPSKWGEQVDPAAAQRAAWQLANANNNNNNNNKRAGFRGMPWQQPPALVMPQSAVPPPPQPPSMMGLPPVPPVTMAKAINSLDNPMADVVRSITIDGGSKEIRFYNQVAIIFMDGDEPHEIGFQHGQRVILIDNNEPLPLCFNDDYKPFQLDGQLHRIRFGFPSRELYIDDHWYEIYFGGPPVSVPIGNKIHVLKAEGPPPNVDIGRVRRDLVVGKINMIVDAHTIVPLFLDARQQTFQLGAEQHSLQFVDSFHYALLDGQLQKIEYGGLPKGMKLNGGRSCFIRFGTLPKGVVAGKTHVADMVYIKTEAPAEPPQPPPLIVKQAPPVEQPAVVPSAAPPVSLPAAAAALGSLNINELFQKLVSSGIIGGTAPVAAATATPASSAPKEANLPPVSSEDAGPTATPVPTPAAPPSEPIKRINLHKPETIKTRQSAVIATLYLGMQCSSCGVRFPPEQTIKYSQHLDWHFRQNRRERDSTRKATSRKWYYDLNDWRQYEEIEDVEEREKNFLEAQGQPGGPDAIDELSQQRSLDSPMPTCAAGADDVDRSCDMCHEKFEQFYNEELEEWHLRSAIRVEDKIYHPLCYEDYKASLNPPAVEKINGDVNMNNSDDNAMDTLIKVEEIDDDDDEPAKPSQTMFDDDDDDVIVLPNEEPSVTEIVDDDDDEYIPGNVTRAEMGNESQDKTESTSAGKETEKQPDDSEKHSQSESDVANESDVEIQEPNIPFTDLDTYVEKEIDDETRAAMLNVKIKEEPKDDYEDDEDDGFEDVGTVVPLLPLPEDEISIHSSETQTQTIASSASPTTIERPASVLSLSLPANEADDLEPAETGGSVAEPELNGEQAQETTHNLSAAGPALPLASIVNKIKINITKNTSSNSNNSASNATAMPSSSSATTDSQVSAISVIGGAGAASGVSGSGEATQQVNAIQTISTIPVLCGGNTFVPKIATSTPSSVISSISVIGSSYGSGSSSNNGSNSRSSSSVPSTVAGTIPAEAEKSAATPPPAAVEPDPEPVVELKPALRNVTLKRTKKVQNGIETSGLCSIM from the exons ATGGAGCAACTGTTTCAGAGCTACCGTGATGATGAGCGCCGCATCGGCGAGGAGTACCTGTCCAGCCTGCAGGACctcaactgcaacagcaagcCGCTCATCAATATGCTCACAATGCTCGCCGATGAGAACATCAACTATGCCCATGTCATAGTGAAAGTGGTGGAATATTATATCAGCCAG GTGGCGCCCGAATTTAAATTGCCCATACTATATTTAATTGATTCGATAGTAAAGAATGTGAAAAGCAGCTACGTCCAGTTATTTGGGCAATGCATAGTCAAAATATTCCTGCACGCCTTTGAGTCG GTGCAACACTCTCAGTCCCAGGTTCTCGAAAAGGTGCGCGAAAGAATGTATGCCCTGCGCCAGACCTGGAACGAGGTCTTTCCTCCATCTAAAATGTACGCCCTGGACGTTCAGGTGAAGCGTATGGATGGTAACTGGCCCATTACCGCCAAGCAGCCAACCACCGGCAAGATCCACGTCAATCCGGCGATTCATGTAAATCCAGACTTTCTTAAAACG ggaatggTTCCTGTAATGCCTGTTAACTCTACACTGCCCAGCGACATGGAGGAAATTCTCCAGGCCAAGACTAGGGAGCTGCTTGAGCTCAAGAAGCGCAAACTCGAGCTCGAACTGGAGCAAACTAAGAAGCATTTGGAGGAGCAGGAGCGACAGCTCAACCAGGCCACGGACGCTATGTCTGCGGTGCCTACGGCTATGCCAGCTCCAAACTCTTCAGGTGCCGTGCGGCCAACCATAATAGACCCATCCATGATGGGGGCGATACGTCAGCCACGACCCCCAGCACCAGCCGGTAATGCTGCGGCCATGCCAGTGGGCCAATCG CAGTTTGCAATCAAGCCGAAGGTTAATCCTGTCAATCCGGCGTTACTGAACTCTGTGCGGCAGCGCGATCCCCGTCTTGCCCGGCAGATGCAATCACAAGCACCGCCACCGACTTCGACTCGAAGTGATCCTCGCCTCGAGGGCAAGTCGAACTCGGCCAGCTCGCAAAAATCTAGTCGATCGCGCAGCAAATCGCCTGTGCGTAACAGCAGCAGTCGCTCAGGAAAGAGCAGCAGCTCGCACCACAGCAGCTCCTCCAGCCGCAAGCGCAGCGAGTCGAAGAGCTCCACGGCCTCCTCGTCATCGTCAGGATCTGAAGTACGACCCAAGGGCGGCAGTGGGACCGGCAGCTCTCAGTCTCCGGGTAAACGGTCTAGCAAGCAGTCGTCCAAGGAGCACGGGGAGCGTTACGCTCGCAACGGTTCACCAACGGGATCATCGAAGAGAAAGAGCTCCTCGCCAAGCAGCTCGCCATCGAAGCCCAAACGCAGCTCGTCAAGCAAATCCTCTTCCTCAAGAGGGAAGTCATCGTCGGTTCGATCACGCAGTCGTTCTCCGGTATTCATGGACCTGGGTTTGCACAGCAAGTCCCCAGAGAGAAAGGCGGCAGCACCTACATCTTTTCCTCAAACGGTCAGCTTACCGTCATCATCAGCAACAGCTGCTAAAGCTCCAAATGATTTAGAGAAAC CATCACTGCTAAATGTCGCCTCAGCAGCAGCTCCAACCAACGCAAGTCTAGTCAGACCATCATCGTCCAGCCTCTTGGCCTCATCAGTTGCCTCGCAGGGTAATGTATCTGAGGCTCTGCAGCAGTCGATCTCCAAGCTACTGAAGGTCCAGGGCGTTACTGGGGTCGGTGAAAAGCGgccggccgatcctttgcATCCGGAAGTTGATCTTGAGGAGAAACCCCCGCAACAGAAACGCAGCAAGTCAGCCAAACTGGACGC TCTATTTGGAAGCGAGGATGTGGATTTGCGTCGCGAGATGCCTGTAGGAAAGCCAAGTCCCTCAGGAGTTATCGTGGTGGAGGACGACTCCATGGATAACTGCGAT CACATAACCAAAGCCGGTCTGCCTTCAAAGCAGCCAACCCTTCAGGAAATTCGCGCCAAGTTGGCCAAATCAGCTCGTCTTGAAAACAAGACAAGCAAGTCCG ACAAGGGTAGAGATCAAGCCGTTATCCAGCGCCACAAGCAGCTGGCCGAGCTAAGGACCAACGAAGACTCCCAGGAGGCACACGTCGAGAAGGTGCGCACGATTCTCAGTCAAGCGCATGAGATGCTCGAAAACCACAGTATGAATCAGGAGCAGTACAAGGATCTTGTGCAAAAGGTGGTGGCTATCAATGAGAATAGCAAGGTGAAGGACCCCCGCCGGCGCGATGATGATCCGGATCTGGAGCGAAATGCGGCCAGAGACGCAGTGCTGCGCAAACGAATTCCTAAACTGAAGGGCAACGAGAATCACTCCTCAGGATCGCCCCGCAGCGATGGCTCGCCCAGATACGATGATCCGCCAGCCAACGCTGCTGAGAAAACTTTGAACAAGCGAGACAAGTCGAAGAGGGAGAACAAGCGCCGAAAGCCCAGCAAATGGGGTGAGCAGGTGGATCCAGCTGCGGCCCAAAGAGCTGCCTGGCAGCTGGCCAAtgccaacaacaataacaacaacaacaataagcGCGCTGGATTCAGAGGCATGCCATGGCAACAGCCGCCGGCACTCGTGATGCCGCAGTCAGCAGTGCCACCGCCTCCACAGCCGCCTTCGATGATGGGTCTGCCGCCTGTCCCTCCAGTTACAATGGCTAAGGCCATCAATTCACTGGACAATCCAATGGCGGATGTAGTTCGCAGCATTACCATTGACGGCGGTTCCAAGGAGATTCGCTTCTACAACCAAGTGGCCATCATCTTCATGGACGGCGATGAGCCGCATGAAATTGGCTTTCAGCATGGCCAGCGTGTGATCCTCATCGACAACAATGAACCACTGCCCCTTTGTTTTAACGACGACTATAAGCCGTTCCAGCTTGACGGGCAGTTGCATCGCATCCGCTTCGGTTTTCCCTCACGGGAACTGTACATCGACGATCATTGGTATGAGATCTACTTTGGAGGACCCCCAGTCTCAGTGCCTATTGGGAATAAGATTCATGTACTAAAGGCGGAGGGTCCTCCCCCAAATGTGGACATTGGTCGTGTGCGTCGAGATCTGGTCGTTGGAAAGATCAACATGATAGTGGATGCCCATACAATTGTGCCTCTCTTCTTGGACGCCAGGCAACAGACTTTCCAACTAGGAGCCGAGCAGCACTCGCTTCAGTTTGTAGACAGCTTCCATTACGCGCTTTTGGATGGTCAGCTGCAGAAAATCGAGTACGGTGGCCTTCCAAAGGGAATGAAGTTGAACGGTGGTCGCAGCTGCTTCATAAGATTCGGCACTCTGCCCAAAGGTGTTGTGGCTGGCAAAACACACGTGGCGGATATGGTTTACATTAAGACCGAAGCTCCTGCCGAGCCACCCCAACCTCCGCCGCTGATTGTTAAGCAAGCTCCGCCTGTGGAGCAGCCCGCAGTGGTGCCTTCTGCAGCTCCGCCAGTCTCCCTgccagcggcagcagcagccttGGGCAGTCTTAACATCAATGAGCTGTTCCAGAAGCTCGTTTCCTCGGGAATAATTGGTGGAACTGCACCTGTTGCAGCTGCAACAGCCACCCCGGCTTCATCAGCCCCGAAGGAAGCTAATCTTCCTCCAGTGTCTTCAGAAGATGCAGGTCCGACGGCTACGCCAGTTCCTACGCCAGCTGCTCCGCCCTCGGAACCCATTAAACGCATTAACCTCCACAAGCCCGAGACTATTAAGACTCGTCAGTCTGCGGTGATCGCTACTCTTTATCTTGGCATGCAATGCAGTAGCTGTGGAGTGCGGTTTCCGCCTGAACAGACGATTAAATACAGCCAACATCTGGATTGGCACTTCCGGCAGAACCGCAGGGAACGTGACTCTACCCGAAAAGCCACCTCGAGGAAGTGGTACTACGATCTCAACGATTGGAGGCAGTACGAGGAAATTGAGGATGTCGAGGAGCGTGAGAAGAACTTCCTGGAGGCGCAAGGTCAACCCGGGGGACCAGATGCGATTGATGAACTCTCCCAGCAGCGATCGCTGGACTCGCCGATGCCAACGTGTGCCGCCGGAGCTGACGATGTGGACCGCAGTTGCGACATGTGCCACGAGAAGTTCGAGCAGTTCTACAACGAAGAGCTGGAGGAGTGGCATCTCCGCAGCGCCATCCGGGTAGAGGATAAGATCTATCACCCACTGTGTTATGAAGACTACAAGGCCTCTTTGAATCCTCCGGCTGTGGAAAAAATAAACGGAGATGTTAACATGAACAACAGTGACGACAATGCCATGGATACGCTTATCAAGGTGGAAGAAatcgatgacgatgatgatg AGCCTGCCAAACCATCCCAAACCATgtttgatgatgatgatgatgatgtcaTTGTTCTGCCAAACGAAGAACCCAGCGTTACCGAAATCgtcgacgatgatgatgacgagTACATCCCCGGCAACGTGACAAGAGCGGAAATGGGAAATGAGTCCCAGGACAAGACCGAGTCCACTTCGGCGGGCAAAGAAACGGAGAAGCAGCCAGACGACTCTGAAAAGCACTCACAGAGTGAGTCCGATGTAGCCAACGAGTCAGATGTAGAGATCCAGGAGCCAAACATTCCCTTCACCGATTTGGACACGTACGTGGAGAAGGAGATCGACGACGAGACCAGGGCGGCGATGCTCAACGTAAAGATTAAGGAGGAGCCCAAGGACGATTACGAGGATGACGAGGACGACGGTTTTGAGGATGTCGGCACTGTGGTTCCACTTTTGCCTCTTCCCGAGGACGAGATCTCCATACACAGCAGCG AAACACAAACGCAGACCATCGCCTCGTCGGCCTCGCCGACCACCATTGAGAGACCGGCATCTGTGCTATCCCTGTCATTACCCGCCAACGAAGCGGACGACCTGGAGCCGGCAGAGACGGGTGGCTCTGTCGCTGAGCCAGAACTGAACGGAGAGCAGGCGCAGGAGACTACCCACAACCTGAGCGCAGCGGGTCCGGCGTTACCTTTGGCTAGCatagttaataaaataaagataaatatCACTAAGAATACAAgtagtaatagtaataatagTGCCTCCAACGCCACCGCCATGCCATCTTCATCGTCGGCGACGACGGACTCGCAAGTATCAGCCATCAGTGTCATcggaggagctggagctgcaTCAGGTGTATCCGGATCCGGAGAAGCCACGCAGCAGGTGAACGCCATTCAAACGATTTCCACCATTCCAGTGCTGTGCGGCGGAAATACGTTCGTGCCGAAGATTGCTACCAGCACTCCTTCCAGCGTCATAAGCTCGATCTCTGTGATTGGAAGTAGTTacggcagtggcagcagcagtaACAACGGAAGCAACAGTCGGTCAAGCAGTTCCGTGCCTTCAACGGTTGCCGGGACAATTCCTGCGGAAGCGGAGAAGTCGGCGGCCACACCTCCACCGGCTGCCGTGGAGCCAGATCCCGAGCCGGTGGTAGAACTGAAACCGGCGCTTCGGAACGTGACCCTCAAGCGTACGAAAAAGGTTCAGAACGGCATTGAGACCTCCGGCCTGTGTTCGATTATGTAA